Proteins from a genomic interval of Pecten maximus chromosome 13, xPecMax1.1, whole genome shotgun sequence:
- the LOC117340752 gene encoding transcription intermediary factor 1-alpha-like, producing the protein MAAQTPVPGCPRHKGMGFVYVCESCEDELICMDCVTDRHKGHKMGKLTDYVADQKREIQQYVDKLSKTDIPKIKEDIREQETSGGGYQKVISDIKRQGKQLKDNIDNAIELLVKMCTELEKLNRSVSEKNKTALTQHLREDLEPKLNRCQQVLTSGATVDVTTLTREIRNTSIDPPSPHRLQTVEFKTGTISTELLERMLGKVLVDGEDQSYKPIPTPVVLSEFTTSFPYSVCHTCLTDDEAWLSYWDAESVYRVDLKGNVKETIECKVKVRSISVSPTTGRVWFCVYR; encoded by the coding sequence ATGGCGGCCCAGACACCAGTTCCAGGGTGTCCCCGCCATAAAGGGATGGGGTTTGTTTACGTGTGTGAATCGTGTGAGGACGAGTTAAtttgtatggactgtgtaacagacagacacaaaggTCATAAGATGGGTAAACTGACTGATTACGTGGCGGACCAGAAACGGGAAATACAACAGTATGTTGACAAGCTTTCAAAAACCGACATTCCTAAAATCAAGGAGGATATTCGTGAACAGGAGACGAGCGGTGGAGGATATCAGAAAGTTATCAGTGACATTAAACGTCAGGGGAAACAGCTGAAAGACAACATCGATAACGCCATTGAGTTGTTAGTGAAGATGTGTACCGAGCTAGAGAAACTGAATAGAAGTGTTTCTGAGAAAAACAAAACTGCACTAACACAACATCTTAGGGAGGACCTGGAGCCAAAACTGAACAGATGCCAGCAGGTACTGACATCCGGTGCAACCGTTGACGTCACTACATTAACGCGGGAAATCAGGAATACCTCAATTGACCCTCCCTCTCCTCATCGTTTGCAGACAGTGGAGTTCAAAACCGGGACCATCTCCACCGAACTTCTGGAACGCATGCTTGGTAAGGTACTCGTCGACGGAGAAGATCAGTCGTACAAACCGATTCCGACACCTGTGGTTCTGTCCGAGTTTACGACGTCGTTTCCTTATAGTGTATGTCATACATGTCTTACTGATGACGAGGCATGGTTATCGTACTGGGACGCTGAAAGTGTGTACCGGGTTGACTTAAAAGGCAATGTAAAGGAGACTATCGAGTGTAAGGTCAAAGTCCGTTCGATTTCCGTATCCCCGACCACGGGCAGGGTGTGGTTCTGTGTGTATAGATGA